Proteins co-encoded in one Endomicrobiales bacterium genomic window:
- a CDS encoding OmpA family protein encodes VNFDFDKYNVKDSELPKVESVYRVLKNHTDMNVRVDGHTDSKGSEIYNQKLSENRAKEVMNELINMGIPAERLTYAGMGLTKPVASNLTEEGRYRNRRVEFVIEK; translated from the coding sequence GCGTTAACTTTGATTTTGACAAGTACAATGTAAAAGATTCCGAATTACCCAAGGTTGAAAGTGTATATAGAGTGCTTAAAAATCATACGGATATGAATGTGCGTGTTGATGGCCATACTGACAGTAAAGGCAGTGAAATATACAATCAAAAGCTTTCAGAAAACAGAGCTAAAGAAGTTATGAATGAGTTAATAAATATGGGTATTCCCGCTGAACGCTTAACTTACGCAGGTATGGGTTTAACAAAGCCGGTTGCATCAAATCTTACTGAAGAGGGTCGTTATAGAAATCGCAGGGTAGAGTTTGTAATTGAGAAATAA